The following are from one region of the uncultured Hyphomonas sp. genome:
- a CDS encoding aromatic ring-hydroxylating dioxygenase subunit alpha translates to MTQEFLSPADVAASRRPLPRALTLPPAAYTDAGLWHVEKSRVLARSWLPLARVDQVPGAGDYLSADLAGEPVMVVRGEDGAVRVLSRVCRHRAALVAEGQGCRKLFTCPYHAWSYDTAGALVRAPLMEGAEGFDPAMLGLREIRSEIWEGFVMATLDAGVPAFAPQVSGLADYLANYNLSGFVVARTLDYAHGWNWKVLAENFMEAYHHIAAHSKTLEPGYHARDSQVPDTGQPWSVLHMPAADREAPQPPVPGLKDWQLRDLIAAIAFPGLMLAMQGPFMAWYQMTPQAAGRLDLKIHLCFPDWMQELDDYAAIVDGAEASIRGVHAEDIAANDLVWAGLNAPLSRAGPLSPLEKSIWQMNQWWLDRMGA, encoded by the coding sequence ATGACTCAGGAATTTCTATCGCCCGCTGACGTCGCCGCGAGCCGTCGGCCGCTGCCGCGCGCCCTCACTCTGCCGCCCGCCGCCTATACGGATGCGGGGCTCTGGCATGTCGAAAAATCACGTGTGCTGGCGCGCAGTTGGCTGCCGCTGGCGCGTGTGGATCAGGTGCCGGGGGCGGGGGACTATCTCTCGGCCGATCTGGCGGGCGAGCCGGTCATGGTGGTGCGCGGGGAGGATGGCGCGGTGCGCGTGCTGTCGCGCGTCTGCCGGCACCGGGCCGCGCTGGTGGCGGAGGGGCAGGGCTGCCGCAAGCTGTTCACCTGTCCTTACCATGCCTGGTCGTACGACACGGCAGGCGCCCTGGTGCGCGCGCCGCTGATGGAAGGGGCAGAGGGCTTCGACCCGGCCATGCTTGGCCTGCGCGAGATCCGCTCGGAAATCTGGGAAGGCTTCGTCATGGCGACGCTGGACGCCGGCGTGCCGGCCTTTGCGCCGCAGGTCAGCGGCCTCGCGGACTATCTGGCGAACTACAACCTCAGCGGGTTCGTCGTGGCGCGCACGCTGGACTATGCCCATGGCTGGAACTGGAAGGTGCTGGCCGAGAATTTCATGGAGGCCTACCACCATATCGCGGCGCATTCGAAAACGCTGGAGCCCGGCTATCATGCCCGCGACTCACAGGTGCCGGACACGGGACAGCCCTGGTCCGTCCTGCATATGCCCGCCGCTGACCGGGAGGCGCCCCAGCCGCCCGTGCCGGGCCTCAAAGACTGGCAGCTGCGGGACCTGATCGCGGCCATCGCCTTTCCGGGGCTGATGCTGGCCATGCAGGGGCCATTCATGGCCTGGTACCAGATGACGCCGCAGGCCGCAGGCCGGCTGGACCTGAAGATCCATCTCTGCTTCCCGGACTGGATGCAGGAGCTGGACGACTACGCCGCCATTGTGGACGGGGCCGAAGCCTCCATCCGCGGCGTGCACGCGGAAGACATCGCCGCGAACGATCTGGTCTGGGCGGGCCTTAATGCGCCGTTGTCACGCGCCGGGCCGCTCTCGCCGCTGGAGAAGTCGATCTGGCAGATGAACCAGTGGTGGCTGGACCGGATGGGCGCCTAG
- a CDS encoding NAD(P)H-dependent oxidoreductase — protein sequence MRQSSNMGGEMSKLLIVYHSRTGGTRQMAEAAFAAAKEEADAVLMRAEDAMPEDLKAADGYLFAGPENLAALSGAMKEFFDRCYYPVLGRIEGRPYALMICAGSDGDSAARQAARIAKGWRLREVQPPLILNTSAQTPEEILAEKTIPEADLEKCRELGAVLGAGLKMGVF from the coding sequence ATGCGGCAGAGTTCTAACATGGGCGGCGAGATGTCCAAATTATTGATTGTTTATCATTCCCGCACAGGTGGCACGCGCCAGATGGCCGAAGCCGCCTTCGCCGCCGCGAAGGAAGAGGCAGACGCCGTGCTGATGCGCGCCGAGGATGCCATGCCGGAAGATCTCAAGGCCGCTGACGGCTACCTCTTCGCCGGGCCGGAAAACCTCGCCGCGCTATCCGGCGCGATGAAGGAATTCTTCGACCGCTGCTATTACCCCGTGCTCGGACGGATCGAGGGGCGCCCCTATGCCCTGATGATCTGCGCTGGCAGCGACGGAGACAGCGCCGCCCGCCAAGCTGCCCGCATCGCCAAGGGCTGGCGCCTCCGCGAAGTGCAACCGCCCCTCATCCTCAACACCAGCGCTCAGACCCCGGAAGAGATTTTAGCGGAGAAGACGATCCCGGAAGCGGACCTGGAAAAGTGCCGCGAACTGGGCGCCGTACTGGGGGCCGGGCTGAAGATGGGGGTGTTTTAG
- a CDS encoding DUF5677 domain-containing protein, translating to MAREFPLQETFEKIGEKVPELILKDLIEKKLQDLEVSLSEESIKRVAREILAADMNSVTIDLPEEHSGPDKTHHLSLTFTDEDNKALKDKAKKLLENLPDIIDRTVTKTAKRMLKTFNKQWHMEASLRRSELTAFSERLIYRWRKGLVPLNIILEISREYGATRLDEETSNDNSTLTPKADLIFGLHMRACQVAAEIITLLEAGYADGAMARWRTLFEISVIATIIFSQDNEIARKYVDHNQIDIKKAASRYMETLEHSGGDAIPEEELAQIEEEYQRLLKIHGKNFRNEYGWASNVVGKDNPNLTDLIVFAQSQANLSHYKMASFNVHAGARALFFRQTDMVSHSGLLSGASNAGLEEPGASTASTLCHITSFLMPEGESPMDDIVFLETLVRLRDKAIKGFFSAARQLNEEDEAEFKSLEEFLNENGPKPS from the coding sequence GTGGCACGAGAATTCCCGCTGCAGGAAACATTCGAAAAAATTGGCGAAAAAGTACCAGAGCTAATCCTCAAAGATCTAATTGAAAAGAAACTTCAAGACCTTGAAGTGTCGCTATCGGAAGAGTCTATTAAGCGGGTCGCACGAGAGATACTCGCAGCTGACATGAACAGTGTCACGATTGATCTTCCCGAAGAACATTCTGGGCCCGATAAAACTCACCACCTCAGTCTTACTTTCACCGATGAAGACAACAAAGCCTTGAAGGACAAGGCGAAAAAACTATTGGAGAACTTGCCAGACATTATCGATCGGACCGTAACAAAAACCGCAAAAAGAATGCTGAAGACTTTCAATAAGCAATGGCATATGGAAGCCTCGCTGCGACGGTCCGAGCTAACCGCGTTTTCCGAACGTCTTATTTATCGTTGGAGAAAGGGCTTAGTACCACTCAATATTATATTAGAAATATCTCGTGAGTACGGAGCAACTAGGTTGGATGAAGAAACCTCCAACGACAATTCTACTCTGACCCCAAAAGCAGACCTCATATTCGGACTCCACATGCGCGCATGTCAGGTAGCCGCAGAGATAATCACTCTGTTGGAAGCAGGCTATGCAGACGGAGCTATGGCAAGGTGGAGAACGCTCTTTGAAATTTCTGTGATCGCAACAATCATTTTTTCCCAAGACAACGAGATTGCCCGCAAGTATGTCGATCACAATCAGATAGATATTAAGAAAGCCGCCAGTCGCTATATGGAAACTCTTGAACATTCGGGGGGCGACGCAATACCAGAAGAAGAACTAGCACAGATCGAAGAGGAGTATCAAAGACTGCTCAAGATCCACGGAAAAAATTTCAGAAACGAATACGGCTGGGCTTCAAATGTGGTCGGCAAAGATAATCCGAACCTCACTGACTTGATAGTCTTCGCGCAAAGCCAAGCAAATCTTTCCCATTATAAAATGGCGAGTTTTAACGTGCACGCTGGAGCCCGTGCACTATTTTTTCGACAAACTGACATGGTCTCGCACTCCGGATTGTTGTCGGGTGCAAGTAACGCAGGTCTGGAAGAGCCTGGAGCCAGCACCGCATCCACTTTGTGCCATATCACCAGTTTTTTAATGCCAGAAGGCGAGTCGCCTATGGATGATATAGTCTTTTTGGAAACCTTAGTTCGCCTCAGAGATAAGGCCATCAAGGGGTTCTTTAGCGCCGCACGACAACTCAATGAAGAAGATGAAGCGGAATTTAAATCACTAGAAGAGTTTCTCAATGAAAATGGCCCAAAGCCGTCATGA
- the pnuC gene encoding nicotinamide riboside transporter PnuC: protein MTWTEIAGFVTGALCVWLVVKRNIWNFPVGIANYIFFFVLFIGSGLYADAGLQVVYFGLALYGWYSWLYGAEDHTALTVHDPTLPQFIACLAAVGVIWAAIQFGLSRYTDSTVAGWDAITTALSLVAQFMLSRKWIANWWLWIAADLIYIPLYAFKGLWLTAGLYGIFLAMCVVGLMEWRAARAKMLAAAPAAA, encoded by the coding sequence ATGACCTGGACTGAAATCGCGGGCTTCGTCACCGGCGCGCTTTGCGTGTGGCTCGTGGTGAAGCGGAATATCTGGAATTTTCCGGTTGGGATCGCGAATTATATTTTCTTCTTTGTGCTGTTCATTGGCTCGGGCCTGTATGCCGATGCGGGGCTGCAGGTGGTTTATTTCGGGCTGGCGCTTTATGGCTGGTATTCCTGGCTCTACGGGGCGGAGGATCACACCGCCCTCACCGTGCACGACCCCACCCTGCCGCAGTTTATCGCCTGCCTCGCCGCCGTGGGCGTGATCTGGGCGGCGATCCAGTTCGGCCTCTCCCGCTATACCGATTCCACCGTCGCCGGATGGGACGCGATCACCACCGCGCTGAGCCTGGTGGCGCAGTTCATGCTGTCGCGCAAATGGATCGCAAATTGGTGGCTGTGGATCGCGGCAGACCTGATCTACATCCCGCTCTATGCCTTCAAGGGCCTGTGGCTGACGGCGGGGCTCTACGGCATCTTCCTCGCCATGTGCGTGGTGGGCCTGATGGAATGGCGCGCCGCGCGGGCGAAGATGCTGGCCGCCGCGCCCGCCGCCGCCTGA
- a CDS encoding SDR family NAD(P)-dependent oxidoreductase: MTVQPSVLFVAGLGYSATHLARIWPGPVAGTVRSEAKAAALRAGGIDARVWDGDSPLQLPDQACLLVTIPPDAHGCPVLRHVHGGPGHDHTGPDHDYTGLSHDLSVTYLSTTGVYGDLAGGWAFEWSAPHPQSRRAAARTLAEDQWREATGGRVSIVRLPGIYGPGRSAFDRLRAGTARRVVKPGQVFSRVHVDDIASGLLALHQRPEAAARAGGVFHLCDDEPAPPQDVIAHAARLLGMDPPPEVPFESAGLSPMARSFYAECKRISNARTKAALNWRPKYPTYREGLAAILAGEG, encoded by the coding sequence ATGACAGTTCAGCCATCTGTGCTTTTTGTTGCCGGGCTTGGCTATAGCGCCACACATCTGGCGCGGATCTGGCCGGGCCCGGTGGCCGGTACGGTGCGCAGCGAGGCGAAAGCCGCAGCGCTGCGGGCCGGCGGCATCGACGCCCGCGTCTGGGATGGCGATAGCCCCCTCCAGCTGCCCGATCAGGCATGCCTTCTGGTGACGATCCCGCCGGATGCGCATGGCTGCCCCGTGTTACGCCATGTGCATGGCGGACCCGGCCATGACCATACCGGACCGGATCATGACTATACCGGACTAAGCCATGATCTCAGCGTGACCTATTTGTCGACCACCGGCGTCTATGGCGACCTGGCCGGCGGCTGGGCCTTCGAGTGGAGCGCGCCCCACCCGCAGAGTCGCCGCGCGGCCGCCCGCACCCTGGCGGAGGATCAGTGGCGCGAGGCGACCGGCGGGCGCGTCAGCATCGTTCGCCTGCCGGGCATCTATGGGCCCGGCCGCTCCGCCTTTGACCGGCTGCGGGCGGGCACGGCCCGGCGCGTGGTGAAGCCGGGGCAGGTCTTCTCCCGCGTGCATGTAGACGATATCGCGAGCGGCCTGCTGGCCCTGCACCAGCGCCCGGAGGCGGCCGCGCGGGCAGGGGGCGTGTTCCACCTCTGCGACGACGAACCGGCCCCGCCGCAGGATGTGATCGCCCATGCCGCGCGCCTGCTCGGGATGGACCCGCCGCCGGAGGTGCCCTTCGAGTCAGCCGGCCTCAGCCCCATGGCCCGCAGTTTCTATGCCGAGTGCAAACGCATCTCCAACGCCCGCACCAAGGCGGCCCTGAACTGGCGCCCGAAATACCCCACCTACCGCGAAGGCCTCGCCGCGATTCTGGCGGGGGAGGGCTGA
- a CDS encoding tetratricopeptide repeat protein has product MPLLTAAAVSLVMLQSAGERIAAEEQARLEACLTKIETDPDDAYEDGLAWLYQGNRPGARQCTAMALIALGHQAEGAERLKNLANSTDGGTLAQRAAYLSQAGNAWIEADDPDSALQAFDGALKIAPDAPELLLDRASAHMLLENYDEAIEDLDAVLLRVPDAGEAYQMRGAAWLAKGDPDKAMLDVTAAMEADPEDINTLVLRGQVREALRLQADAGGPIERLETD; this is encoded by the coding sequence ATGCCCCTTCTCACCGCTGCCGCCGTCTCGCTCGTGATGCTGCAATCGGCCGGAGAGCGTATCGCAGCTGAGGAACAGGCCCGGCTGGAGGCCTGCCTCACCAAGATCGAAACCGACCCGGACGACGCCTATGAAGACGGCCTCGCCTGGCTCTATCAGGGCAACCGCCCCGGCGCACGCCAGTGCACGGCCATGGCGCTGATCGCTCTCGGGCATCAGGCAGAAGGCGCCGAACGGCTGAAAAACCTCGCAAATTCAACGGATGGCGGCACGCTGGCGCAGCGCGCGGCCTATCTCTCGCAGGCCGGAAATGCCTGGATTGAGGCCGATGATCCGGACTCCGCCCTGCAGGCCTTCGATGGCGCCCTGAAGATCGCCCCCGATGCGCCGGAACTGCTGCTGGACCGGGCCTCGGCCCACATGCTGCTGGAGAATTACGACGAGGCCATCGAAGACCTCGACGCCGTCCTGCTGCGCGTGCCAGACGCAGGCGAAGCCTACCAGATGCGCGGCGCTGCCTGGCTCGCCAAGGGCGATCCGGACAAAGCCATGCTGGACGTGACCGCAGCCATGGAGGCGGACCCGGAGGACATCAACACGCTGGTCCTGCGCGGCCAGGTGCGCGAAGCGCTGCGTCTGCAGGCCGACGCGGGCGGGCCGATCGAGCGCCTGGAAACCGACTAG
- a CDS encoding TonB-dependent receptor produces the protein MKHSNLKNRLLYSVCILSVTALATPLCASAQEGADPGADDKSRTLETVTVTAQFREQELQDVPSSVVAFTSQDIEDAGIRSTEDFIALTPNLTFDDSFTYLNSFVVVRGVTQINNADSPVAIIVDGVPQNSQKQFKMPLFDVQQIEVLKGPQGSLYGRNAIGGAINIVTKQPTNTFEGFVSGGLSNGAGYRMDAGLSGPIIKDQLLFRVSGSYYKDDGLIENTYLGREVDYVDHDYSVRGKLAYTPNDVFSLDLRASYTDAKAGAAYDAVVNSLLNPGFRSGNDSNDIFAPRSNLAGTTDADITDLSGKATWDLGFATATYILGYTDLTEDYRADLDFSNPTQPTFGPFGQLGQGQNLSVQLLSHELRFVSPDDRAFRWIAGAYYLDTDRSLLTRGFLDLTGSTNQFETGTAIINRSEDNNNTAWALFAQAEFDLTDRATLQVGARYDEDERNQNVPDVSGSDRSKTFDSFQPKVTLSYDITQDVLGYATYSTGFRSGGFNAPGVVLDSFGDETLTNYEVGLKTKFLNGDGTLNVAAFSSQSDGFQFFFVDASTVSQIISNLDKVDLRGFDADFQYRVSDQFTVSGGVGYTDSEIKSIGNAQLEAYLVASGVNPAQVIGSHTPKTTEWSFNLGGQYVQRLSSDMSAVFRADYEYQGDKFWQIDNLDVRDPVSLVSLRASLETERWSASIWGKNLLDEEYYADFNPSQYAGAPFDLGSQARPATYGIDFKYKF, from the coding sequence GTGAAACATTCAAACCTGAAGAACCGCCTTCTCTACTCCGTATGCATCCTGAGTGTCACGGCTCTTGCCACGCCTCTGTGCGCAAGCGCGCAGGAGGGGGCAGACCCCGGCGCGGATGACAAGAGCCGGACGCTCGAAACCGTGACTGTGACGGCCCAGTTCCGCGAACAGGAGTTGCAGGACGTCCCCAGCAGTGTCGTCGCGTTCACCTCCCAGGATATCGAGGATGCCGGTATCAGGTCGACGGAAGACTTCATCGCGCTGACCCCGAATCTCACCTTTGATGACAGCTTTACCTATCTCAACAGCTTCGTGGTCGTGCGCGGTGTCACCCAGATCAACAATGCCGACTCGCCGGTGGCGATCATCGTGGATGGCGTGCCTCAGAACAGCCAGAAGCAATTCAAGATGCCGCTTTTCGACGTGCAGCAGATCGAAGTGCTGAAAGGGCCGCAGGGCTCGCTCTACGGCCGCAACGCGATCGGCGGTGCAATCAATATCGTGACGAAGCAGCCCACGAATACATTTGAGGGGTTCGTTTCCGGTGGTCTCTCAAATGGGGCCGGTTATCGCATGGATGCAGGCCTCAGCGGCCCGATCATCAAGGATCAACTGCTGTTTCGTGTATCGGGATCTTACTACAAGGACGATGGCCTGATCGAGAACACCTATCTCGGCCGTGAGGTGGATTATGTCGATCATGACTACTCCGTCCGCGGCAAACTTGCCTACACGCCGAACGATGTGTTCTCGCTCGACCTGCGGGCCTCTTACACCGATGCGAAAGCCGGCGCGGCGTATGATGCCGTTGTCAACAGCCTGCTCAACCCGGGCTTCCGCTCAGGCAATGATTCCAATGACATCTTCGCGCCAAGATCCAACCTCGCTGGCACAACTGATGCCGACATTACGGACCTGAGCGGCAAGGCGACATGGGATCTCGGCTTCGCAACGGCGACGTACATTCTGGGGTATACTGACCTTACAGAGGACTACCGTGCCGATCTCGACTTTTCCAACCCCACGCAGCCGACATTTGGTCCGTTTGGCCAGCTGGGGCAGGGGCAGAACCTTTCTGTTCAGCTTCTCAGCCACGAATTGCGGTTCGTGTCGCCTGATGACCGCGCCTTCCGGTGGATCGCGGGCGCCTATTATCTCGACACAGACCGCAGCCTCCTGACCCGCGGTTTCCTTGATCTGACCGGTTCGACAAACCAGTTCGAAACCGGCACGGCCATCATCAATCGCAGCGAAGACAACAACAACACAGCCTGGGCCCTGTTTGCTCAAGCCGAGTTTGACCTTACGGACCGCGCAACCCTGCAGGTTGGCGCGCGCTATGACGAGGACGAACGTAATCAGAACGTGCCCGACGTTTCAGGTTCGGACCGGAGCAAAACCTTTGACTCCTTCCAGCCGAAAGTGACGCTGAGCTACGACATTACGCAGGATGTTCTGGGCTATGCCACCTACAGCACAGGATTCCGGTCTGGCGGCTTCAACGCGCCCGGCGTCGTCCTGGATTCATTCGGCGACGAGACGCTGACCAATTACGAGGTTGGGCTGAAGACAAAGTTCCTGAATGGGGATGGAACGCTCAACGTTGCGGCGTTCTCGTCGCAGAGTGATGGGTTCCAGTTCTTCTTTGTCGATGCCAGCACCGTGTCACAAATCATCTCAAACCTGGACAAGGTTGACTTGCGCGGTTTCGATGCGGACTTCCAGTATCGCGTCAGCGATCAGTTCACGGTCTCGGGCGGCGTCGGCTACACAGACTCCGAAATCAAGTCTATCGGCAATGCCCAGTTGGAGGCCTATCTGGTCGCATCGGGTGTGAATCCTGCTCAGGTTATTGGCTCGCACACGCCGAAGACGACGGAATGGTCGTTCAATCTGGGCGGCCAGTATGTCCAGCGTCTCAGTTCTGACATGAGCGCCGTATTCCGCGCAGATTATGAGTATCAGGGCGACAAATTCTGGCAGATCGACAATCTCGATGTGCGCGACCCGGTCAGCCTCGTCTCGCTCCGGGCCTCGCTTGAAACCGAGCGCTGGTCAGCATCCATCTGGGGCAAGAACCTTCTCGACGAAGAATATTACGCCGACTTCAACCCATCCCAATATGCAGGTGCCCCGTTTGACCTGGGGTCCCAGGCACGCCCTGCGACGTATGGGATTGATTTCAAATATAAATTCTAG
- a CDS encoding DUF917 domain-containing protein, protein MSLTSTFRGNDLVLSEADLHDFARGAAFLGTGGGGDPYIGRLMAQNAIREYGHPKIVNVDTLEDDATVAFVAMLGAPTVLNEKATSGADIDLAVKRLSERLGRPIDALMPAEIGGVNSTVPIVAAARLGLPLLNADGMGRAFPEIQMVVMNFEGVRATPFVIVDEHLNSVIIETETAKRAEDFVRSVAINMGLSCIVAGYPMTGAEVKRATVHNTLTEALEIGRAIAAGRREGDAVGALVRRLSDSSIYGHARVLFDGKIVDLRRETTAGFSIGHCRIDGLNTASGSMDIQFQNENLVALENGELRAVVPDLITIVDRETAEPIPTEALRYGQRVKVIAAAAPKLLKTPQALEFVHPNCFGLDFDFTPIDELTA, encoded by the coding sequence ATGAGCCTCACTTCAACGTTTCGCGGCAATGACCTCGTTCTTTCGGAAGCTGACCTGCACGACTTTGCCCGCGGGGCTGCTTTTCTCGGGACCGGTGGCGGCGGTGACCCCTATATCGGCCGGTTGATGGCGCAGAATGCGATCCGCGAATACGGGCATCCGAAGATCGTCAACGTTGATACGTTGGAAGACGACGCAACGGTCGCCTTCGTCGCCATGCTTGGTGCGCCGACGGTCCTCAATGAAAAAGCGACTTCCGGGGCCGACATCGATCTCGCCGTCAAGCGCCTGTCGGAACGGCTGGGACGGCCCATAGATGCGCTTATGCCGGCGGAAATCGGCGGCGTGAATTCGACCGTGCCCATCGTCGCGGCGGCACGCCTCGGTCTGCCTCTGCTGAATGCAGACGGTATGGGGCGCGCGTTTCCCGAGATCCAGATGGTTGTGATGAACTTTGAGGGCGTGCGTGCGACGCCTTTTGTGATTGTCGACGAACATCTCAACTCTGTGATCATCGAAACAGAAACCGCCAAACGCGCCGAAGATTTCGTGCGCTCCGTCGCCATCAATATGGGGTTGAGCTGCATCGTCGCCGGCTATCCCATGACTGGCGCAGAGGTAAAGCGCGCCACGGTTCACAACACACTGACCGAGGCACTTGAGATCGGGCGTGCGATTGCAGCGGGACGACGGGAAGGGGATGCGGTCGGCGCACTTGTCCGCCGCCTGTCGGACTCCTCGATCTACGGCCATGCCCGCGTGCTGTTCGATGGCAAGATCGTAGACCTTCGCCGGGAAACGACGGCGGGTTTCTCTATCGGCCACTGCAGGATTGACGGTCTGAACACTGCCTCCGGATCTATGGACATTCAGTTCCAGAATGAAAATCTGGTTGCACTGGAAAACGGTGAGCTGCGCGCCGTCGTGCCAGACCTGATCACCATCGTTGACCGGGAAACCGCTGAACCTATTCCAACTGAAGCCCTTCGCTATGGCCAGCGTGTAAAGGTGATCGCCGCCGCTGCGCCAAAGCTGCTCAAGACGCCGCAGGCGCTTGAGTTCGTTCATCCAAATTGCTTCGGGCTCGACTTCGACTTTACGCCAATCGATGAGCTGACGGCCTAG
- a CDS encoding hydantoinase/oxoprolinase family protein: MNNENRPLRIGVDVGGTNTDAVLMRGSAVMASTKSPTTKSVRDGIVKAISAVIKSGGVEASAISFVSIGTTHFTNAFVQRRGLDRVGVIRVALPAAQALPPMTDWPDDIASVLGGHAISVRGGYQYDGRVNAELDERAVADAARQFRAENLNSIALSALFAPVNDTMENRASEIILNEHPDCKITLSSRIGRIGLLERENAGIMNASLATLAQETVTGFRSALAELGIDAPFYVSQNDGTLMSAEFVEQYPVLTFASGPTNSMRGAAYLSGLKDALVADIGGTTTDIGVLSNGFPRESSVMVDIGGVRTNFRMPDIIALGLGGGSIVTPLDGGGVRIGPQSVGYNITTEAMVFGGDTLTATDLAVAAGYADIGDKSRVANLDANLVEAGVTEMHRLVETGLDRMKTSGDAAPLILVGGGAVLIHRDLKGISEVHSHPEAGVANAIGASIAQIGGETDKVYSYDVEGRDAAMEDAIAGAKSRAIAAGADAGTLEILDIEELPLAYVPGGAVRLRVKVAGDLATAGAN, encoded by the coding sequence TTGAACAACGAAAACAGGCCCCTTCGGATCGGCGTTGATGTTGGCGGCACAAACACGGACGCCGTCCTGATGCGTGGATCAGCCGTCATGGCATCCACAAAATCACCCACCACAAAATCAGTGCGCGACGGAATCGTGAAGGCGATTTCGGCCGTGATAAAATCAGGGGGAGTCGAGGCGTCTGCGATCTCATTTGTCTCGATCGGCACGACGCATTTCACGAACGCATTCGTGCAGCGCCGGGGGCTCGACCGGGTCGGGGTCATCCGCGTTGCGCTGCCGGCTGCGCAGGCCTTGCCGCCGATGACGGACTGGCCGGACGACATTGCCAGCGTGCTTGGTGGCCACGCCATCTCCGTCCGGGGCGGCTATCAGTATGATGGACGGGTCAATGCTGAGCTGGATGAGCGGGCTGTCGCCGACGCCGCACGCCAGTTCAGGGCGGAAAACCTGAATTCCATCGCGCTGTCAGCCCTGTTCGCTCCGGTGAACGATACGATGGAAAATCGCGCAAGCGAGATCATCCTCAACGAGCATCCTGACTGCAAGATCACACTGTCGTCCCGGATCGGACGGATCGGACTACTAGAGCGGGAAAACGCAGGCATCATGAATGCCAGCCTCGCAACGCTGGCGCAGGAGACTGTCACCGGGTTCCGGTCCGCGCTTGCGGAGCTGGGTATCGACGCGCCTTTCTACGTGTCCCAGAACGACGGCACGCTGATGAGCGCGGAGTTCGTCGAGCAATATCCTGTCCTGACCTTCGCATCCGGCCCGACCAATTCCATGCGCGGCGCGGCATACCTCTCCGGGCTGAAAGATGCCCTCGTTGCCGACATCGGCGGCACAACGACGGATATTGGCGTTCTCAGCAATGGGTTCCCCCGCGAGTCGTCTGTCATGGTGGACATTGGCGGCGTGCGAACCAACTTCCGGATGCCTGACATCATCGCGCTGGGACTTGGCGGCGGAAGCATCGTCACGCCGCTTGATGGCGGTGGGGTCAGGATCGGTCCGCAGTCGGTGGGATACAATATCACCACAGAAGCGATGGTGTTTGGCGGCGATACACTGACAGCCACCGATCTCGCCGTGGCAGCGGGATATGCGGACATCGGTGACAAGTCGCGTGTTGCCAACCTGGACGCGAACCTCGTCGAGGCGGGGGTCACGGAAATGCACCGCCTCGTTGAAACCGGTCTCGACAGAATGAAAACCAGCGGAGACGCAGCACCCCTCATCCTCGTCGGTGGCGGCGCGGTTCTGATCCATCGCGATCTCAAGGGGATTTCTGAGGTGCACTCCCATCCGGAGGCCGGTGTCGCGAATGCCATTGGCGCCTCGATTGCGCAGATCGGCGGCGAGACAGACAAGGTCTATTCCTATGATGTTGAGGGGCGTGACGCGGCGATGGAAGATGCCATCGCGGGCGCCAAGTCGCGTGCCATTGCCGCCGGTGCTGACGCCGGGACCCTGGAGATCCTGGATATCGAAGAACTGCCGCTGGCTTATGTCCCGGGCGGCGCGGTCCGTCTGCGGGTGAAGGTCGCGGGCGACCTTGCAACTGCGGGAGCAAACTGA